One genomic window of Etheostoma spectabile isolate EspeVRDwgs_2016 chromosome 7, UIUC_Espe_1.0, whole genome shotgun sequence includes the following:
- the LOC116692876 gene encoding uncharacterized protein LOC116692876 → MRDEGWQGTGETCQAGVDNHKDKESFDVTRSVSHLRLGPWDLGEASGCEACARAQCKSQFDGCRVDPRSLTAPATELQRKSLRDQRLMEGAPLSPTSQSPRSPLWGAQENGKHIDKLQSESQQLEEEEVKLKEQMKHGHTEAVEVAENGAEMVVQNGENNAIGSGGYGVDSCHKMHTHTHTRHNILIKLMYGMQTQINLRRILHTLNNKYPKFPFSFFPLVLI, encoded by the exons ATGAGAGACGAGGGCTGGcagggaacaggtgaaacatGTCAGGCCGGGGTAGACAATCACAAAGACAAG GAGTCCTTCGATGTGACACGAAGTGTTAGCCATTTGCGCCTGGGGCCCTGGGATCTTGGAGAGGCCTCTGGGTGTGAGGCTTGTGCTCGTGCTCAGTGTAAAAGCCAGTTTGACGGCTGCAGGGTGGATCCTCGGAGTCTCACTGCACCTGCTACAG AACTCCAGAGGAAGTCTCTGAGGGACCAGAGGCTAATGGAGGGAGCGCCCTTGTCCCCGACCTCCCAGAGCCCCCGCTCCCCTCTATGGGGCGCCCAGGAGAATGGAAAGCACATAGACAA GTTGCAGTCAGAGAGTCAGCAGTTGGAAGAGGAGGAAGTGAAGCTGAAGGAACAGATGAAGCATGGCCATACG GAGGCAGTGGAAGTggctgagaatggagcag AAATGGTTGTGCAGAACGGAGAAAACAATGCAATAGGATCGGGTGGGTATGGAGTTGACTCGTGTcataaaatgcacacacacacacacacacgccacaatATTCTCATAAAGCTCATGTACGGAATGCAAACCCAAATTAACCTTAGGAGAATCCTGCACacattaaataacaaatatCCTAAATTCCCCTTTTCATTCTTCCCCTTAGTTCTTATCTAA